Proteins encoded within one genomic window of Brienomyrus brachyistius isolate T26 chromosome 22, BBRACH_0.4, whole genome shotgun sequence:
- the ifnphi1 gene encoding interferon phi 1 isoform X14 — protein sequence MGGDYTTDTMPVPFPSTAYRLALLSEKTDRKIAFLSHTMDKIRDLFSDNMETVTWNKTELEHFKVVLHRQSHELHRCVSSNSKHEWKLKTYFRTLHKTVLKEMKHSAQSWELVRKAVERHLEHLDLLASSIKM from the exons ATG GGCGGAGATTATACTACAGACACAATGCCTGTCCCCTTCCCCAGCACAGCCTATCGGTTGGCCCTACTTAGTGAAAAG ACGGATCGGAAAATTgctttcttatctcacaccatGGATAAAATAAGAGATCTTTTCAGTGACAATATGGAAACGGTCAcatggaacaaaacagagctGGAACATTTCAAGGTTGTTCTTCACCGGCAGTCGCACGAACTGCACAGATGT gTTTCGTCAAACTCTAAGCATGAGTGGAAACTGAAGACATACTTCAGGACGCTGCACAAGACTGTTTTAAAGGAAATG AAGCACAGCGCACAGTCTTGGGAACTCGTAAGAAAAGCAGTGGAACGTCACCTGGAACATCTAGACCTTCTTGcttcttcaatcaaaatgtgA
- the ifnphi1 gene encoding interferon phi 1 isoform X1: MKMYNLYGPVARFAEDDGIEASLQSVCLGCGWIRHRFRDVNSESLSLLKRMGGDYTTDTMPVPFPSTAYRLALLSEKTDRKIAFLSHTMDKIRDLFSDNMETVTWNKTELEHFKVVLHRQSHELHRCVSSNSKHEWKLKTYFRTLHKTVLKEMKHSAQSWELVRKAVERHLEHLDLLASSIKM, from the exons ATGAAAATGTACAACTTATACGGACCAGTAGCAAGGTTTGCGGAGGACGATGGGATTGAGGCGAG TCTGCAAAGCGTCTGTTTGGGATGCGGGTGGATTCGGCACCGATTCAGAGATGTCAACAGCGAATCATTGTCTCTGCTCAAGCGGATG GGCGGAGATTATACTACAGACACAATGCCTGTCCCCTTCCCCAGCACAGCCTATCGGTTGGCCCTACTTAGTGAAAAG ACGGATCGGAAAATTgctttcttatctcacaccatGGATAAAATAAGAGATCTTTTCAGTGACAATATGGAAACGGTCAcatggaacaaaacagagctGGAACATTTCAAGGTTGTTCTTCACCGGCAGTCGCACGAACTGCACAGATGT gTTTCGTCAAACTCTAAGCATGAGTGGAAACTGAAGACATACTTCAGGACGCTGCACAAGACTGTTTTAAAGGAAATG AAGCACAGCGCACAGTCTTGGGAACTCGTAAGAAAAGCAGTGGAACGTCACCTGGAACATCTAGACCTTCTTGcttcttcaatcaaaatgtgA
- the ifnphi1 gene encoding interferon phi 1 isoform X11: MDLRKAIYFTFVFCSLQSVCLGCGWIRHRFRDVNSESLSLLKRMGGDYTTDTMPVPFPSTAYRLALLSEKTDRKIAFLSHTMDKIRDLFSDNMETVTWNKTELEHFKVVLHRQSHELHRCVSSNSKHEWKLKTYFRTLHKTVLKEMKHSAQSWELVRKAVERHLEHLDLLASSIKM; this comes from the exons ATGGACCTACGAAAAGCTATTTACTTTACGTTTGTATTTTGTAGTCTGCAAAGCGTCTGTTTGGGATGCGGGTGGATTCGGCACCGATTCAGAGATGTCAACAGCGAATCATTGTCTCTGCTCAAGCGGATG GGCGGAGATTATACTACAGACACAATGCCTGTCCCCTTCCCCAGCACAGCCTATCGGTTGGCCCTACTTAGTGAAAAG ACGGATCGGAAAATTgctttcttatctcacaccatGGATAAAATAAGAGATCTTTTCAGTGACAATATGGAAACGGTCAcatggaacaaaacagagctGGAACATTTCAAGGTTGTTCTTCACCGGCAGTCGCACGAACTGCACAGATGT gTTTCGTCAAACTCTAAGCATGAGTGGAAACTGAAGACATACTTCAGGACGCTGCACAAGACTGTTTTAAAGGAAATG AAGCACAGCGCACAGTCTTGGGAACTCGTAAGAAAAGCAGTGGAACGTCACCTGGAACATCTAGACCTTCTTGcttcttcaatcaaaatgtgA